GGTTCGTGAGGCAAATCAGGGAAGTCCGCAAAAACTATCACCCAAAGTTAGCCTGCACAAACCACATTTTTTAATTATGATAACATTTTATGGGCTAATCATCAAGGTAAAACAAGCATTGCTTTCTAAAGGTACAAGTTATCTTTCCATACCGGCAGGCCCCTGTACAGACGGAAGTCACATCTCTGGCAATACGGAGGTGTTTGATATCCACCCAAAGGCGTAATTGGCAGAAGGCAATACAAAACATTCTTTAAAATTTGTTACAAGAGGTCATGGAGACGAGTTTTAAATGCCAGTGAGCGTGAAAAAAGAGATTCATCATACGTTTCACAATACCCGGTTTCTGAATCGGCAACTTCCCCCTTTTTTCTTGCCTCTCTTATTTATGTTTCGGTTGCATAATTTTTTAGAGAAATGGGGAGAATCTGCCAGCCATAGGTGTTTTATAAAATCGTAAAAGGTTTTTTCAACCCCCGGGACATTATCAGAAGAAAAACCACTAAGAATTGCCTAGCGGGTAAAAGCCTTTAGCTCCTTGATCCAATCGTCTAAAGAATTACAATGAGTCATTCCATTAGTAACAGAGAGCGAAATATATTAACTGGATCACGGGCGGAAACACTGCGTCGATTAGAGTAACGAAACCGGACAATGTTTGATATTTCGGTTACTATCAGTAAACCAAACCCTTGTTAAATCTTAATACAAAGTAAAATACCGTACTAACATAGACCTTTTCTAGATAATGAAACTTGATTTGTTCGGTTAGGAACTCTTGAAATTCCTGATATGAACGCGAGGATTTTAACAATAAAACCACCACCAGAATCGTTAGTAGGCAAAAAATGCCTCCATCGTATATCTTTTTTTTTCTCCTTTAATAATGCTGCTGTTGACAGTCCATTAATTTCAGGCATTTCTATATCAAGAAAAACTGCCGTCGGGTCTACTTGATTTATAACATCAATCAATTCTTTCCCGCTCTTAACAGAAGCCACCACTTCAACCTGTGAAAAAGAGTCAAGGTAGGATTGCATTAGTTGCCGGGTGTAAGCTTCATCTTCAGCAATGGCTACTTTAATT
This window of the Pelotomaculum isophthalicicum JI genome carries:
- a CDS encoding LytR/AlgR family response regulator transcription factor, whose translation is MNTGKDKIKVAIAEDEAYTRQLMQSYLDSFSQVEVVASVKSGKELIDVINQVDPTAVFLDIEMPEINGLSTAALLKEKKKDIRWRHFLPTNDSGGGFIVKILAFISGISRVPNRTNQVSLSRKGLC